Proteins from a single region of Rana temporaria chromosome 5, aRanTem1.1, whole genome shotgun sequence:
- the LOC120941709 gene encoding zinc finger protein 525-like, which yields MEDQEDSPVETIDVYLEPDPVEEEHVRSRRTVKRIRVEESPDEEDDDESEQEDGNDSDYSPPTHGRNLRRRRQYYCAECEKCFKHSAALEAHRRIHKSDVGFPCDVCNARFSLKSDLMVHQRQHAPKNSLESPQTSRTPTESSNSSASNSPSLEEKPHQCNYCEKKFRDKTILEAHQRIHTGKLAYPCPVCDESFSKPALLAAHSNIHREGKPFHCDQCDKKFNDQTLLVAHKRTHTGEKPQKCNHCNKWFPNRSSLEAHGECHLKPKPYKCRHCEKSFNDKSLLITHEGVHTDTKPFKCTQCSESFFLKTQLMAHQATHAPDKPFPCNQCERSFNKEETLLAHIRVHNMQNAEKPKAVN from the coding sequence ATGGAGGATCAAGAAGACAGCCCAGTGGAGACCATTGATGTCTACCTTGAGCCTGACCCAGTAGAGGAAGAGCATGTACGCAGCAGAAGAACGGTAAAAAGGATCCGGGTTGAGGAAAGCCCCGATGAagaggatgatgatgagagcGAGCAGGAAGATGGAAATGACAGCGATTACTCTCCTCCTACACACGGGAGGAACCTGAGGAGGCGCCGGCAGTATTACTGCGCAGAGTGCGAGAAGTGTTTCAAGCATAGTGCCGCCCTGGAAGCCCATCGCCGGATCCATAAGAGCGACGTAGGCTTCCCGTGTGACGTCTGCAATGCCCGTTTCTCTTTGAAATCCGACCTAATGGTTCATCAGAGGCAGCACGCGCCAAAAAACAGCTTGGAAAGTCCACAAACGAGCCGGACACCCACCGAAAGCTCCAACTCGAGCGCCAGTAATAGCCCTTCACTGGAAGAAAAGCCTCACCAGTGCAACTACTGCGAGAAGAAGTTCCGAGACAAGACCATCCTGGAAGCCCATCAGAGAATCCACACCGGAAAACTTGCCTATCCCTGCCCGGTGTGCGACGAGAGCTTCTCGAAGCCGGCTCTGCTCGCCGCTCACAGCAACATTCACCGAGAGGGCAAACCCTTCCACTGCGACCAGTGCGATAAAAAATTCAACGATCAGACGCTCTTGGTGGCCCACAAGAGGAcccacaccggggagaagcctCAGAAGTGTAACCACTGCAACAAATGGTTCCCTAACCGCAGCAGCCTGGAAGCCCACGGCGAGTGCCACCTGAAACCCAAGCCGTACAAGTGCCGCCATTGCGAGAAGAGCTTCAACGATAAGTCCCTGCTCATCACCCACGAGGGAGTGCACACAGACACTAAGCCCTTCAAGTGCACTCAATGCAGCGAGAGCTTCTTCCTGAAGACGCAGCTGATGGCGCACCAGGCCACCCACGCTCCCGATAAACCCTTCCCATGCAACCAGTGCGAACGGAGCTTCAACAAAGAGGAGACCCTACTGGCTCACATCCGGGTGCACAACATGCAAAACGCTgagaagccaaaagccgtcaatTAA